In Vibrio marisflavi CECT 7928, the following are encoded in one genomic region:
- the ydiJ gene encoding D-2-hydroxyglutarate dehydrogenase YdiJ — translation MLPRLQTQSDVDPTVQDFLNDLKKVGFSGDIETQYSSRLAVATDNSVYQQLPQAVVHPKTTQDVSLITKVSSKPSYLDVTFSPRGGGTGTNGQSLTKGIVVDLSRYMNQVLEINEQEGWVRVQSGVIKDQLNQAVKPYGYFFSPDLSTSNRATLGGMINTDASGQGSLKYGKTSDHVLSLQAVFADGSIFETDGSRGEPQQNTFACKAVETAEKVCRENRQDILDKFPPLNRFLTGYDLKNALDDKSQSLDLARILCGSEGSLAFITEAKLNLTPIPKVRMLVNVKYNSFDAALRNAPFMVEAKALSVETVDSNVLNLAKQDIVWHTVSDLLTEVPNQEMLGINMVEFAGQNESEVEAQVSELVDKLESMLEAKQAGVIGFQVCNDLESINRIYNMRKKAVGLLGAAKGRAKPVAFAEDTCVPPENLADFIAEFRELLDSKNLKYGMFGHVDAGVLHVRPALDICDPKQESLMHEISDQVVKLVSKYGGLMWGEHGKGFRSEYGPEFFGPKLFTELRRVKTAFDPLNKMNPGKICTPLDSEAELVRVTDTKRGFYDRQIDVAVRDSFKQAMECNGNGLCFNYDTSSPMCPSMKVTYDRRHSPKGRAGLVREWLRQLSEKGVDILDFEHQSLNPSSSLKALVDKLRHTANKRHEYDFSHEVYEAMNGCLACKACATQCPIKVDVPSFRARFLNLYHTRYQRPAKDYLVSNIETMLPWMAKVPNVVNAAVNNSLVKSLTAKTVGYVDAPLLSTPTLSKRQVVSTDFNMDMLVTLPEAERQEYVLIVQDPFTSYYDAQVVEDFTHLALKLGKKPVLLPFKPNGKAQHIKGFLAKFAATAKSTAEFLSQVAALNIPMVGVDPAMVLCYRDEYQEILGESRGKFQVLNVHEWMLPRLEEFNATKSEQEEPWYLLAHCTEKTKMPNSEKEWGTIFNHFGAKLQSVPVGCCGMAGTFGHEVDKLEMSKNIFELSWKPSLGKLPKDRCMATGYSCRSQVKRFEKETLSHPLQALLAVVSQ, via the coding sequence ATGTTACCTAGATTACAAACACAATCTGATGTCGATCCTACCGTTCAGGATTTTCTAAACGACCTGAAGAAAGTAGGTTTTAGCGGCGACATCGAAACTCAATACTCAAGTCGACTCGCAGTTGCAACAGATAACAGCGTTTACCAGCAGCTGCCACAGGCTGTGGTCCATCCCAAGACAACACAAGATGTTTCCCTAATAACTAAGGTTAGTTCAAAACCGAGCTATTTGGATGTGACTTTTTCTCCCAGAGGCGGAGGGACAGGGACAAATGGGCAGTCGCTGACTAAGGGTATTGTGGTTGATCTATCAAGATATATGAACCAAGTGCTTGAAATTAACGAACAGGAAGGCTGGGTGAGAGTTCAGTCTGGTGTAATCAAAGATCAGTTAAACCAAGCGGTTAAGCCTTACGGTTATTTCTTTTCGCCCGACTTATCTACCAGTAACCGAGCGACATTGGGTGGTATGATAAATACTGATGCGTCAGGTCAAGGCTCACTGAAATACGGTAAAACGTCAGACCATGTTTTATCGCTACAAGCCGTATTTGCTGATGGTTCAATATTTGAAACCGATGGTTCAAGAGGGGAACCACAGCAAAATACTTTTGCATGTAAGGCGGTTGAAACAGCTGAAAAGGTATGTCGCGAAAATCGACAAGATATTCTAGATAAATTTCCACCACTAAACCGTTTCCTCACTGGGTACGATCTCAAAAATGCTTTGGATGACAAGAGCCAGAGTTTAGATTTAGCGCGCATATTATGTGGCTCCGAAGGCTCACTAGCATTTATTACAGAAGCGAAACTAAACCTTACACCCATTCCTAAAGTTCGTATGTTAGTTAACGTAAAGTACAACAGCTTTGACGCAGCACTGCGCAATGCTCCATTTATGGTCGAAGCGAAAGCTTTGTCTGTCGAGACTGTGGACTCCAACGTACTGAACTTAGCAAAACAAGACATCGTCTGGCATACAGTAAGTGACCTGCTGACTGAAGTACCCAATCAAGAAATGCTCGGCATCAATATGGTTGAGTTTGCAGGCCAGAATGAGAGTGAGGTTGAGGCTCAAGTCAGTGAGCTAGTGGACAAGCTTGAATCAATGCTCGAAGCTAAGCAAGCAGGCGTCATTGGCTTTCAAGTATGCAATGATTTAGAAAGTATTAATCGCATCTACAATATGCGCAAAAAAGCAGTGGGGCTGCTTGGCGCTGCGAAAGGGCGAGCAAAGCCTGTAGCATTTGCTGAAGACACCTGCGTTCCACCTGAGAATCTTGCTGACTTCATTGCGGAATTTCGTGAGTTACTAGATAGCAAAAATCTGAAGTATGGAATGTTTGGTCACGTGGATGCTGGAGTGCTACATGTTAGGCCTGCACTAGATATTTGCGATCCAAAACAAGAAAGCCTGATGCACGAAATTTCAGACCAAGTAGTTAAATTGGTTTCGAAATATGGCGGCCTGATGTGGGGAGAGCACGGCAAAGGATTCCGATCAGAATATGGCCCTGAGTTTTTCGGTCCTAAATTATTTACCGAGCTTCGCCGAGTAAAAACAGCATTTGATCCTCTTAATAAGATGAACCCCGGAAAGATTTGTACTCCACTCGATAGCGAAGCTGAGCTAGTTAGAGTGACGGATACAAAAAGAGGGTTTTATGATAGGCAAATAGATGTTGCTGTGAGAGATAGCTTCAAGCAAGCCATGGAATGCAATGGTAATGGCTTGTGCTTTAACTACGATACATCGTCTCCAATGTGCCCATCAATGAAAGTAACATATGATCGCAGGCACTCACCAAAAGGTAGAGCAGGTTTAGTCAGGGAGTGGCTGCGGCAGTTAAGTGAAAAGGGTGTAGATATTCTGGACTTCGAACATCAAAGTTTGAACCCTTCTTCATCGCTCAAGGCTCTGGTTGATAAGTTGCGACATACGGCAAACAAGCGCCACGAGTACGACTTTTCTCATGAAGTGTATGAGGCAATGAATGGTTGTTTAGCGTGCAAAGCGTGCGCGACACAATGTCCTATTAAAGTCGATGTGCCAAGTTTTAGAGCGAGATTCCTAAACTTGTATCACACACGTTACCAAAGGCCTGCGAAAGACTATTTGGTTTCAAATATCGAAACTATGCTGCCTTGGATGGCAAAAGTGCCTAATGTTGTAAATGCGGCAGTAAACAACTCATTGGTAAAAAGCTTAACCGCGAAAACAGTTGGCTATGTTGATGCGCCGTTATTATCCACACCGACTCTAAGTAAACGTCAGGTAGTTTCTACTGACTTCAATATGGATATGCTTGTCACGTTGCCTGAAGCTGAACGCCAAGAATATGTTTTGATTGTTCAAGATCCATTTACAAGCTACTACGATGCACAGGTGGTGGAAGATTTTACTCATTTAGCATTAAAGCTTGGTAAAAAGCCTGTTTTGTTGCCATTTAAGCCAAATGGGAAAGCGCAACATATCAAAGGGTTTCTAGCTAAATTTGCTGCTACTGCGAAAAGTACTGCAGAATTCTTATCTCAAGTGGCAGCGCTGAATATCCCTATGGTGGGTGTTGATCCGGCTATGGTGCTTTGCTATCGAGATGAATACCAAGAAATACTTGGCGAAAGTCGTGGTAAGTTTCAGGTGTTGAATGTACACGAATGGATGCTCCCTCGTCTTGAAGAGTTTAATGCAACAAAATCAGAGCAAGAGGAGCCTTGGTATTTACTTGCGCACTGTACTGAAAAGACCAAAATGCCGAACAGCGAGAAGGAGTGGGGCACAATATTTAATCACTTCGGTGCTAAGTTGCAATCTGTTCCAGTAGGCTGCTGTGGTATGGCTGGTACATTCGGGCATGAGGTTGATAAGCTTGAAATGTCGAAAAATATATTTGAACTGAGTTGGAAGCCGAGTTTAGGCAAGTTGCCAAAAGATAGGTGTATGGCGACTGGGTACTCTTGCCGCAGCCAAGTCAAAAGGTTCGAAAAAGAAACGCTAAGCCACCCATTGCAAGCACTGTTGGCAGTGGTTTCGCAATAG
- a CDS encoding DUF3334 family protein: MKKNKIVTTEDILLKLCQSVSGVLTSATGSNITYSAMVQKITKTSLKPDYGCFVLFDGGFSGLVVINFTAKSALEIYTNYMRNMGIPEEELAIVHTSDEVGDVLGELMNQLVGDFTNRIRKELRTDITQNQPKMLSLNKQVVLSVDTNLDRPQVRRVTFSTEGNNIFYLELAMDKTEFIQLEEFEVSDDDSPDAILEQAQQRKRNQAEEQSSASQPDISDDLLDELGI, translated from the coding sequence ATGAAAAAAAATAAGATTGTCACTACCGAAGATATTTTGTTAAAGCTATGCCAATCTGTATCTGGTGTCTTAACTTCTGCCACAGGTTCAAACATAACCTATTCAGCCATGGTACAGAAAATAACTAAGACAAGCTTAAAGCCGGACTATGGTTGCTTTGTATTGTTTGATGGCGGATTTTCTGGCTTAGTTGTTATTAATTTTACCGCAAAGTCTGCACTTGAAATCTACACCAATTACATGAGAAATATGGGAATCCCCGAAGAAGAGCTTGCGATTGTTCATACCTCTGACGAAGTGGGTGATGTATTGGGCGAGCTGATGAACCAGTTGGTCGGCGACTTTACCAATCGAATACGCAAAGAGCTAAGGACTGACATCACTCAAAACCAACCTAAAATGCTTTCGCTAAATAAACAGGTGGTACTGTCTGTCGATACCAACCTAGATAGACCTCAAGTGAGAAGAGTTACCTTTTCAACAGAGGGTAATAACATTTTCTATCTTGAGTTAGCCATGGATAAAACTGAGTTCATTCAATTGGAAGAGTTTGAAGTTTCTGACGACGACAGCCCTGATGCTATTCTTGAACAAGCCCAGCAACGCAAGCGTAACCAAGCAGAAGAACAGTCCTCAGCGAGCCAGCCTGACATTTCTGATGATCTACTCGACGAATTAGGCATCTAA
- a CDS encoding DUF2786 domain-containing protein: MDKQKALKKIAKCLELGNSANVNEAANAIKMAHRLMLKYGLDKDDIEFIKMGKTQSTHLLPANISSTLLRVIRGINTKFGVEAVLLNHKGLKRVEFIGEADRAIFAAFAFDIIYRELNEHTGKFRNSFAGTGTSTLEVTRRVNSFVSGWVEGALEKLPIIAPDDESTNKINNYIDKEFKNIDRETFKQQLKEAMKNITEDYEVGLKKGRKVSVSRPIDGAQAPKMLR, from the coding sequence ATGGATAAACAGAAAGCTCTAAAGAAGATCGCCAAGTGCCTAGAGTTGGGTAACTCAGCAAACGTAAATGAAGCTGCAAATGCCATAAAAATGGCACACCGCTTAATGCTGAAGTATGGTCTTGATAAAGACGATATAGAATTTATCAAGATGGGTAAAACCCAGTCCACACACTTACTGCCAGCTAACATTAGTTCAACTTTATTGCGAGTTATACGTGGAATAAACACAAAGTTTGGTGTTGAAGCTGTGCTGCTGAATCACAAAGGTCTTAAGAGAGTTGAGTTTATTGGGGAAGCCGATAGAGCCATTTTTGCTGCATTCGCTTTTGACATCATTTACCGAGAACTTAATGAGCATACTGGCAAATTTCGAAATAGCTTTGCTGGTACTGGTACATCAACGCTAGAAGTCACTCGTCGAGTTAACTCGTTTGTTTCTGGCTGGGTCGAAGGTGCTTTGGAAAAGCTACCAATTATTGCTCCAGACGATGAATCGACAAATAAGATTAATAACTACATCGACAAAGAGTTTAAAAACATCGACCGAGAAACGTTTAAGCAACAGCTTAAAGAAGCAATGAAAAACATAACAGAAGATTACGAAGTCGGATTAAAGAAAGGCAGAAAAGTTTCAGTAAGCCGTCCAATTGATGGAGCCCAGGCTCCTAAGATGTTGAGATAA
- a CDS encoding tetratricopeptide repeat protein translates to MGGDILRQILPQILLLVFFANVPLAFAESIQSLTTLAEKNDAKSQYALAKLYELGNKELSPDKQAAFYWYQQSAQNGYDPAKFKLSKAYINGIGTKKNVPQGLFWLIDLAINGNVDAQLTLGKVYQNLKQPPDPIDMAEVWYQVASGKSSVAEEAYSKILESKYNARRAKQISYIDQLNSVFPEDSESLTSPTSPPEGLETLSIVEYVITMIAVATLSTSIVVFRRRQQRKQTVSNSENQDKDKNIANQVQLINQQKKQISLLYRELKKQQNQSRNSTNQNNDKSKEKAASQTPTQLQLACTLFGFRVNSIPEEKKVKLRFKQLSKIYHPDINGSEDEMKRLNAALKIILSQANK, encoded by the coding sequence TTGGGTGGTGACATCTTGCGACAAATTCTCCCTCAGATTCTTCTACTCGTTTTTTTCGCGAACGTTCCACTTGCATTCGCTGAATCTATTCAATCTCTCACCACATTAGCCGAGAAAAATGACGCAAAGTCACAATACGCATTAGCTAAGCTGTACGAACTTGGCAACAAAGAACTTTCACCTGATAAACAAGCTGCTTTCTACTGGTATCAACAGTCAGCGCAAAATGGCTATGACCCAGCGAAGTTTAAACTTTCTAAAGCCTATATAAACGGAATTGGAACAAAGAAAAATGTTCCACAAGGGCTATTTTGGCTCATCGATTTAGCTATCAACGGTAATGTTGATGCACAGCTTACTCTTGGCAAAGTTTACCAAAATTTAAAGCAGCCTCCCGACCCCATCGATATGGCCGAAGTTTGGTATCAGGTTGCTTCTGGAAAAAGTTCCGTTGCAGAAGAGGCCTATTCCAAAATCCTGGAAAGCAAATACAATGCTCGACGAGCCAAACAGATATCATACATAGACCAATTGAACTCGGTATTTCCGGAAGATTCAGAGTCCCTCACTTCACCGACGTCTCCACCTGAAGGTTTGGAAACCTTGTCTATTGTTGAGTACGTAATCACTATGATAGCAGTTGCGACTCTATCTACTTCAATTGTAGTGTTCAGGAGAAGGCAGCAAAGAAAGCAAACGGTGAGCAATTCAGAAAACCAAGATAAAGACAAAAATATTGCCAATCAAGTCCAACTTATAAACCAGCAGAAAAAGCAGATCAGCCTGCTGTATCGTGAGTTAAAGAAACAACAGAACCAATCTAGGAACTCAACGAACCAAAATAACGATAAATCAAAAGAGAAAGCTGCAAGTCAAACACCGACTCAGTTACAGCTCGCTTGTACACTCTTTGGCTTCCGAGTAAACAGTATCCCCGAAGAAAAAAAAGTAAAACTTCGATTTAAGCAGCTCTCTAAAATTTACCATCCAGACATAAATGGAAGCGAGGATGAAATGAAGAGACTGAATGCAGCACTAAAGATAATATTGTCTCAAGCTAATAAATAG
- a CDS encoding SulA-like leucine-rich domain-containing protein → MYQASAHNHFSNQVHPAIQQTCDIDFFDKLEVLSQQDQWILFTSECPKISSLDLTSSQVNPKKIIQMKPSHTQSELQIVVRAIKAGNASAIVASGKINIVNQNLLKQLAHEHHCEVFFL, encoded by the coding sequence ATGTATCAAGCAAGCGCACATAACCACTTTTCAAACCAAGTACATCCTGCTATTCAGCAAACCTGTGACATCGACTTTTTCGACAAACTGGAAGTGCTGTCTCAGCAAGATCAGTGGATACTGTTTACATCTGAATGCCCCAAAATTAGCTCCTTGGACTTAACCTCTTCTCAAGTTAATCCCAAAAAGATCATACAAATGAAACCATCTCATACTCAGTCTGAACTTCAAATCGTAGTGCGCGCTATCAAGGCAGGGAATGCAAGTGCAATTGTAGCGTCAGGTAAAATTAATATTGTTAACCAAAACTTGCTTAAGCAACTCGCGCATGAGCACCATTGTGAAGTATTTTTCCTATGA
- a CDS encoding phosphoribosylaminoimidazolesuccinocarboxamide synthase — MNLADQVLAVNNDLPIRTNKPVHSGKVRSVYWLTDEDSQRLIQEKGYDVASDAPLAIMVISDRISAFDCIWHAQGGLKGVPGKGAALNAISNHWFKLFKENGLADSHILDIPHPFVWIVQKAKPVKIEAICRQYLTGSMWRSYEKGEREFCGIKLPEGLGKDKALPEILITPSTKGILKGIPGVPEADDVNISRKNIEDNFAEFNFSSAEDINLYEKYLKQGFELIGKSLAEIDQIFVDTKFEFGYVEDAEGNEKLIYMDEVGTPDSSRIWDKNEYLQNNIVENSKEGFRQFLLNHFPDPDILLNKNRMDEREALARNNELPTDSLMDLSRTYINIAEKITGQKIVLSKNPKQEIIDVLSRDYGLID; from the coding sequence ATGAACCTTGCTGATCAAGTTCTTGCTGTTAATAATGACCTCCCAATTCGTACAAATAAACCTGTACACAGTGGAAAAGTACGCTCTGTTTACTGGCTCACTGATGAAGACAGCCAACGCCTAATTCAAGAAAAAGGCTATGACGTTGCCTCTGACGCGCCTTTAGCAATTATGGTTATTAGCGATAGAATTTCAGCATTTGATTGCATTTGGCATGCTCAAGGTGGCTTAAAAGGTGTACCAGGTAAAGGAGCAGCGCTCAATGCTATCTCAAATCATTGGTTCAAGCTCTTTAAAGAAAATGGTTTAGCGGATAGCCATATTTTGGATATCCCACACCCATTTGTTTGGATTGTTCAAAAAGCTAAACCAGTCAAAATTGAAGCTATTTGTCGCCAGTACCTTACTGGTTCAATGTGGCGCTCATACGAGAAAGGCGAGCGAGAGTTCTGTGGTATCAAACTTCCTGAAGGGCTTGGTAAAGATAAAGCATTACCAGAGATACTTATTACTCCATCAACGAAAGGAATCCTGAAAGGCATTCCTGGAGTACCTGAAGCCGATGATGTGAATATCAGCCGCAAAAACATCGAAGATAACTTTGCTGAGTTTAACTTCTCATCTGCTGAAGATATCAATCTTTATGAGAAATACCTAAAGCAAGGCTTTGAGCTAATCGGTAAGTCTCTAGCCGAAATCGATCAGATATTCGTTGATACTAAATTTGAGTTTGGCTACGTTGAAGACGCAGAAGGTAACGAAAAGCTTATCTATATGGATGAAGTTGGCACACCTGACTCTTCAAGAATTTGGGATAAAAACGAATATCTACAGAACAATATCGTAGAGAACTCAAAAGAAGGTTTCCGACAGTTCTTGCTCAATCACTTCCCAGATCCAGATATTTTACTTAATAAAAATCGCATGGATGAGCGAGAAGCATTAGCACGTAACAATGAGCTACCTACTGACTCTTTAATGGATCTTTCTCGCACTTACATTAATATTGCCGAGAAAATTACTGGCCAGAAAATTGTTTTAAGCAAAAACCCAAAACAAGAGATTATTGATGTTCTTAGCCGTGACTATGGATTAATTGATTAA